Within Deinococcus roseus, the genomic segment CGAAGCTCACCGAATCTTCTCCGGGTCCGTGCATCACGATGGCATCGTAGTAGATGAATTGCCCCAGGGCCCGCAGACCGTCTGCTTTGGCCTGCTGTACGGCAGGATTGAAGTAGATCTGGTCACGAATGCCATCCTGGGCCTGCTGGAACAGCGGATCCTGGGCAGCGGTTTTCCAGTCACGGGTGAAGTTGGGGTCCAGTCCGGCATGGGAATCGGTGCCATTGACCTGCCTGAGGGCCGGGAGGTATTTGGCCAGCACATTGCTGGGGGCTTTGCTGGTGTAGTTCTGCACCACTTCCAGCATGTCTCCGGTGCCCGAGCAGAACCCGATGATGCCTGCAGTGTAGCCCCGCCCATCGTTGATGTCCTCGATGTAGGCATACTGGGCTTTCCAGTTCAGGGAGGAGTTTTCTGCACTGGACACAATTTGCATGGCGATGTCTTTTTTGCGTGGGTCGGTGAGGTCCACGCCGGTCTGGGTGGCCAGGGTTTTGACGCTCAGGGCTGTGGACTGCCCGGAGGTGTTGCCTGCTGCATCTTTTGCCCGCACCGTGAAGCTGTAACTGCTGTTTGCGGCCAGACCCGTTGCTTTGAAACTGGTGCCTGTGCTGCTTCCCAGAGAGGTGCCGTTCCTGAAGAGGTCATATCCGGTCACGCCCACATTGTCGCTGGAGGCCGTCCAGCTGAGGTCCACACTGCTGCTGGTCAGGTTGCTGCTTTTCAGACTTGTGGGAATGCTGGGAGCGACTGTGTCCTGCTTCAGGAATTTGAACCAGTTGACGTTCAGGAGGCCCCCCGTGGCGGTGCCTTTGAACAGCAGCACCAGTTTGCGGGT encodes:
- a CDS encoding chitosanase, which encodes MTQTRKLSILLLTAATLSACTQPPTQAVARQATWDAFGQIEAESHDSQTGTQKETTTDTGGGQNVGYIDPGDTLTFNTVNFSAPAVKMQFRVASASSGGTIEVHENSSTGTLLGKVTVAGTGGWQNWTTVSSAVNISPATRKLVLLFKGTATGGLLNVNWFKFLKQDTVAPSIPTSLKSSNLTSSSVDLSWTASSDNVGVTGYDLFRNGTSLGSSTGTSFKATGLAANSSYSFTVRAKDAAGNTSGQSTALSVKTLATQTGVDLTDPRKKDIAMQIVSSAENSSLNWKAQYAYIEDINDGRGYTAGIIGFCSGTGDMLEVVQNYTSKAPSNVLAKYLPALRQVNGTDSHAGLDPNFTRDWKTAAQDPLFQQAQDGIRDQIYFNPAVQQAKADGLRALGQFIYYDAIVMHGPGEDSVSFGGIRKTAMGKARTPAQGGSEVTYLHAFLDARVAAMKTEAAHEDTSRVDTAQRVFLNNGNLDLNTPLTWQVYGDTYTIQ